The Saccharomonospora glauca K62 genome has a segment encoding these proteins:
- a CDS encoding acyl-CoA carboxylase subunit epsilon, protein MADEGTPLLHVVKGRPDDAELAALTVVVAGLASAGAAGGEASRPSSRWADPASRLRLPARPGPTAWRASAYPA, encoded by the coding sequence ATGGCTGACGAGGGCACCCCGCTGCTGCACGTCGTGAAGGGCCGTCCCGACGACGCGGAACTGGCCGCGCTCACCGTCGTCGTGGCGGGGCTCGCCTCGGCGGGCGCGGCCGGAGGGGAGGCGTCCCGGCCGTCCTCGCGCTGGGCCGATCCCGCCTCCCGGTTGCGGCTGCCCGCCCGGCCCGGCCCCACCGCGTGGCGGGCGTCGGCCTACCCGGCCTGA
- a CDS encoding Maf family protein, whose amino-acid sequence MRFVLASASPARLAVLRAAGIEPEVVVSGVDEDAIAASLSDPTPAELVTALAAAKADEVASRLDGAEDTVVVGCDSMLSIGGRVVGKPGTVEVARTRWKDMAGGTGELLTGHAVVRSGDGAVVARAEGTRVTTVRFSTPSDTELDAYLATGEPLAVAGAFTLDGLGGWFVEGVDGDPSSVIGISLPLTRQLLAEVGVGVVTFWGERARS is encoded by the coding sequence GTGCGTTTCGTCCTGGCTTCCGCTTCCCCCGCCCGGCTGGCCGTCCTGCGTGCCGCCGGGATCGAGCCCGAGGTCGTGGTCTCCGGGGTCGATGAGGACGCGATCGCCGCGTCACTGTCCGATCCCACCCCCGCCGAGCTCGTGACCGCCCTCGCCGCCGCCAAGGCCGACGAGGTCGCCTCTCGCCTGGACGGCGCGGAGGACACCGTGGTGGTCGGCTGCGACTCCATGCTCTCCATCGGCGGTCGGGTCGTGGGCAAACCGGGCACGGTCGAGGTCGCCCGCACGCGGTGGAAGGACATGGCGGGCGGCACGGGCGAGTTGTTGACCGGCCACGCCGTGGTCCGCTCCGGGGACGGCGCCGTGGTGGCACGCGCGGAAGGCACGCGGGTCACCACCGTGCGGTTCTCCACCCCCAGCGACACGGAACTCGACGCCTACCTCGCCACCGGCGAGCCGCTGGCGGTCGCGGGCGCGTTCACGCTCGACGGGCTGGGCGGCTGGTTCGTCGAGGGCGTGGACGGCGATCCGTCCAGCGTCATCGGCATCAGCCTGCCGCTGACCCGGCAGCTCCTCGCGGAGGTCGGGGTCGGCGTGGTCACGTTCTGGGGCGAGCGCGCCCGCTCGTGA
- a CDS encoding acyl-CoA carboxylase subunit beta, with translation MSSATEPLGTPPADEPDIHTTAGKLADLYRRDSEAVHAGSARAVERQHAKGKKTARERIDLLLDPGSFVELDALARHRSTNFGQDRNRPYGDGVVTGYGTIDGRPVCVFSQDVTVFGGSLGEVYGEKIVKVMDLAMKTGRPIIGINEGGGARIQEGVVSLGLYAEIFRRNTHASGVIPQISLIMGANAGGHVYSPALTDFVVMVDKTSQMFITGPDVIKTVTGEEVTLEELGGGRTHNTKSGNAHYLASDEEDAISYVKELLSYLPSNNLSEPPVFDSPEPGEGSIADGVTDSDRELDTLIPDSANQPYDMHEVISRVVDDGEFCEVHELFAPNVIVGFGRVEGHSVGVVANQPTQFAGCLDINASEKAARFVRTCDAFNIPVLTFVDVPGFLPGTDQEWNGIIRRGAKLLYAYAEATVPLVTVITRKAYGGAYDVMGSKHLGADINIAWPTAQIAVMGAQGAANIVHRKRLAEAAEKGEDVEALRAQLIQEYEDTLCNPYVAAERGYVDSVIPPSHTRGHVARALRMLRDKRETLPPKKHGNIPL, from the coding sequence ATGAGCAGCGCGACGGAGCCACTCGGGACGCCACCAGCAGACGAGCCGGACATCCACACCACGGCGGGCAAGCTCGCCGACCTCTACCGCCGCGACTCGGAGGCCGTCCACGCGGGCTCTGCGCGAGCCGTCGAACGGCAGCACGCCAAGGGCAAGAAGACCGCCAGGGAACGCATCGACCTCCTGCTCGACCCCGGGTCCTTCGTGGAGCTCGACGCGCTGGCCCGCCACCGCTCCACCAACTTCGGCCAGGACCGCAACCGGCCCTACGGCGACGGCGTCGTCACCGGCTACGGCACCATCGACGGCCGCCCGGTGTGCGTGTTCAGCCAGGACGTCACCGTGTTCGGTGGCTCGCTCGGCGAGGTCTACGGCGAGAAGATCGTCAAGGTCATGGACCTCGCCATGAAGACCGGCCGACCGATCATCGGCATCAACGAGGGCGGCGGCGCGCGCATCCAGGAGGGCGTGGTCTCGCTCGGGCTCTACGCCGAGATCTTCCGCCGCAACACGCACGCCTCCGGCGTGATCCCCCAGATCTCGTTGATCATGGGCGCCAACGCGGGTGGCCACGTCTACTCGCCCGCGCTCACCGACTTCGTGGTGATGGTCGACAAGACCTCGCAGATGTTCATCACCGGTCCCGACGTCATCAAGACGGTGACCGGTGAGGAGGTGACGCTGGAGGAACTCGGCGGCGGGCGGACCCACAACACGAAGTCGGGCAACGCCCACTACCTCGCCTCGGACGAGGAGGACGCCATCTCCTACGTCAAGGAGCTGCTGTCGTACCTGCCGTCCAACAACCTGTCCGAGCCTCCGGTCTTCGACTCGCCCGAGCCGGGTGAGGGCTCCATCGCCGACGGCGTGACCGACTCCGACCGCGAACTCGACACGCTGATCCCGGACTCCGCCAACCAGCCGTACGACATGCACGAGGTCATCTCGCGCGTCGTGGACGACGGCGAGTTCTGCGAGGTCCACGAACTGTTCGCGCCCAACGTGATCGTCGGCTTCGGCCGGGTCGAGGGACACAGCGTGGGCGTGGTGGCGAACCAGCCGACCCAGTTCGCGGGCTGCCTCGACATCAACGCCTCCGAGAAGGCGGCGCGCTTCGTGCGCACCTGCGACGCCTTCAACATCCCGGTGCTGACGTTCGTGGACGTCCCCGGCTTCCTGCCGGGCACCGACCAGGAGTGGAACGGCATCATCCGCCGGGGCGCGAAGCTGCTCTACGCCTACGCGGAGGCCACGGTGCCCCTGGTCACCGTCATCACGCGCAAGGCCTACGGCGGCGCGTACGACGTCATGGGCTCCAAGCACCTCGGCGCGGACATCAACATCGCGTGGCCCACGGCCCAGATCGCGGTCATGGGCGCCCAGGGCGCGGCCAACATCGTGCACCGCAAGCGGCTCGCCGAGGCGGCCGAGAAGGGCGAGGACGTCGAGGCGCTGCGGGCCCAGTTGATCCAGGAGTACGAGGACACGTTGTGCAACCCGTACGTCGCCGCCGAGCGCGGGTACGTGGACAGCGTGATCCCGCCGTCCCACACGCGCGGCCACGTCGCGCGGGCACTCCGGATGCTCCGCGACAAGCGCGAGACGCTCCCGCCCAAGAAGCACGGCAACATCCCCCTGTGA